A stretch of Candidatus Vicinibacter affinis DNA encodes these proteins:
- the rsmI gene encoding 16S rRNA (cytidine(1402)-2'-O)-methyltransferase, whose product MLFLVPTPIGNRGDMTPRAIEVLNQCSLILAEDTRVSKPFLKTYGVEKDFQSFHANNEHQQTPRIIEKLQSGVAIAMVTDAGTPGISDPAFLLVRECRQHKIEVQALPGATAFVPALVSSGLPCDRFFFQGFLPQKKGRQTQCIWLAQLPCTVVLYESPHRLLKCIDELILHFGGERQASFAKEISKFFEKHFNGSLEEIKIQLQSEKIVGEWVICLEGVKN is encoded by the coding sequence ATGTTGTTCCTGGTGCCTACACCGATTGGCAACAGGGGAGACATGACACCCCGGGCAATAGAAGTCTTGAATCAATGTTCACTCATACTTGCGGAAGATACGCGGGTGAGTAAACCTTTCCTTAAGACGTATGGGGTGGAAAAAGATTTTCAGAGTTTTCATGCCAACAATGAACATCAACAAACACCCCGAATTATTGAGAAGCTTCAATCAGGTGTTGCCATTGCCATGGTCACGGATGCAGGTACTCCGGGAATATCCGATCCGGCGTTTTTATTGGTTAGGGAATGCAGACAACACAAAATAGAAGTTCAGGCATTACCCGGCGCTACCGCCTTTGTACCAGCTTTAGTTTCGTCCGGGCTTCCATGCGATCGTTTCTTTTTTCAAGGATTTCTACCACAAAAGAAAGGAAGGCAAACCCAATGTATTTGGTTGGCACAATTACCTTGTACTGTGGTGTTGTATGAATCGCCACATCGACTTTTAAAATGCATAGATGAACTCATATTGCATTTTGGTGGAGAAAGGCAAGCAAGTTTTGCAAAAGAAATTTCTAAGTTTTTCGAAAAACATTTCAATGGAAGTCTGGAAGAAATAAAAATCCAGTTGCAGTCAGAGAAAATTGTCGGGGAGTGGGTGATCTGCCTGGAGGGTGTCAAAAATTGA